Proteins encoded by one window of Gordonia jinghuaiqii:
- a CDS encoding FAS1-like dehydratase domain-containing protein, with translation MTTAESVDKTTEAKMPEAVITDEMVESMKARAGVNLRIDHSVNNEEATRIAVTKFTGGIGDVNTLWTDAEQAQRSDYGAPVAPPSFVIGCFSGIQFGWPGLGAFHNATQAHFYKPVYWGDTITATCRYDGFTGPRPSKFAGQMVTDHFVNSYRNQHDELVAEINWQVVNFERGSAKSRSKEAGKDSSKPELVLPHPWQEDEIVAIERQVLAEKPRGTAPRFWEDVTVGETMQTLTKGPIGLTDEVAFIAGGGTPIPRLKAHAAALADYQAHPAWSFRDPVMGSSEPIYAVHYNKAAANAMGVAFQYDVGFQRQCWQTQLLTNWIGDNGWVADCSSEYRGFVYLSDVITLGGEVTGKEITSDGEHVVHLTTFATNQRGANVMPGTATVALPSAEGVSPVARRARKA, from the coding sequence ATGACGACCGCGGAGTCGGTGGACAAGACCACCGAGGCGAAGATGCCCGAAGCCGTCATCACCGACGAGATGGTCGAGTCGATGAAGGCCCGCGCCGGGGTCAACCTGCGCATCGACCATTCGGTCAACAACGAAGAGGCGACTCGCATCGCGGTGACCAAGTTCACCGGCGGCATCGGCGATGTCAACACGCTGTGGACCGACGCCGAGCAGGCGCAACGCTCGGATTACGGTGCCCCGGTTGCCCCGCCGTCGTTCGTGATCGGTTGTTTCTCCGGAATCCAGTTCGGCTGGCCGGGACTCGGCGCTTTTCACAACGCGACACAGGCGCACTTCTACAAGCCGGTGTACTGGGGTGACACCATCACCGCGACGTGTCGGTACGACGGTTTCACCGGGCCGCGTCCCAGCAAGTTCGCCGGCCAGATGGTGACCGATCATTTCGTGAACAGCTACCGCAACCAGCACGACGAGCTGGTCGCCGAGATCAACTGGCAGGTGGTCAATTTCGAGCGCGGTTCGGCGAAGTCGCGGTCGAAGGAGGCGGGGAAGGACTCGTCGAAGCCCGAGCTGGTGCTGCCGCATCCGTGGCAGGAGGACGAGATCGTCGCCATCGAGCGTCAGGTCCTCGCCGAGAAGCCGCGCGGCACCGCCCCCCGCTTCTGGGAGGATGTCACCGTCGGCGAGACGATGCAGACCCTCACCAAGGGTCCGATCGGTCTGACCGACGAGGTCGCCTTCATCGCCGGCGGCGGCACCCCGATCCCGCGTCTGAAGGCGCACGCCGCGGCTCTTGCCGACTACCAGGCGCATCCGGCGTGGTCGTTCCGCGACCCGGTGATGGGTTCGAGTGAACCGATCTACGCCGTGCACTACAACAAGGCGGCGGCCAACGCGATGGGCGTGGCGTTCCAGTACGACGTCGGGTTCCAGCGGCAGTGCTGGCAGACCCAGCTCCTGACCAACTGGATCGGCGACAACGGCTGGGTGGCCGACTGCAGCTCGGAGTACCGCGGCTTCGTCTACCTGTCCGACGTCATCACCCTCGGCGGTGAGGTCACCGGCAAGGAGATCACCTCCGACGGCGAACACGTCGTGCATCTGACCACCTTCGCGACCAACCAGCGCGGGGCGAATGTGATGCCCGGAACCGCGACCGTTGCCCTCCCGTCTGCCGAAGGTGTGTCTCCCGTGGCCCGCCGGGCACGGAAAGCGTAA
- a CDS encoding acyl-CoA dehydrogenase family protein, translating into MALDAQERSALAEAVRDASASGPRDHLDDHGKPRRDERLWKLLVDQMGLGGLVVAEGSESDEDSAGIAEMALVCEELARNLAVVPALSTLGMAGSLLRVVATGEAEALLSRAAANEVAIAVGWPDAGSTRVVAALTGSGRTDPGSTITVDGQVDFVLDGSDTDVLLVPVRVGDTEVVVAVDTGAQGLAVTAMTGLDLTRGLASFAFTGCPATVVGPASNLASALDISLILIAAEQIGVAQHCHDAAVAWAKERIQFDRPIGQFQAIKHQLVDLLMKLELGRSALDVAVAAADAHLESPDEETARALSVAASTAKAACGDAAVIIADQSLHILGGIGFTWEHDAHLYLRRAKVLEVYLGTPGAHRARFATRLLEDASR; encoded by the coding sequence ATGGCACTCGACGCGCAGGAGCGTTCGGCGCTGGCCGAAGCCGTCCGCGATGCCTCGGCATCGGGTCCGCGGGACCACCTCGACGATCACGGGAAACCCCGCCGTGACGAACGGTTGTGGAAGCTCCTGGTCGATCAGATGGGTCTCGGTGGCCTGGTCGTCGCCGAGGGGTCGGAGTCCGACGAGGACTCCGCGGGCATCGCCGAGATGGCGCTCGTCTGTGAGGAACTCGCCCGCAACCTGGCGGTGGTGCCGGCCCTCTCGACTCTCGGGATGGCCGGTTCGCTCCTGCGCGTCGTGGCCACTGGCGAGGCGGAGGCCCTGCTGTCGCGGGCGGCGGCCAATGAGGTGGCGATCGCCGTCGGCTGGCCGGATGCGGGCTCCACCCGGGTCGTCGCCGCGCTCACCGGTTCGGGCCGCACCGACCCGGGCAGCACGATCACCGTCGACGGTCAGGTGGACTTCGTCCTCGACGGGTCGGATACCGACGTCCTGCTCGTGCCGGTGCGGGTCGGCGACACCGAGGTCGTCGTGGCCGTGGACACCGGTGCCCAGGGCCTGGCCGTCACGGCGATGACCGGTCTGGATCTGACGCGGGGGCTGGCATCGTTCGCATTCACCGGATGCCCGGCCACCGTCGTCGGACCCGCGTCGAATCTGGCGTCGGCTCTGGACATCTCGCTGATCCTGATCGCCGCCGAACAGATCGGTGTCGCCCAGCACTGCCACGACGCGGCGGTCGCCTGGGCCAAGGAACGCATCCAGTTCGATCGTCCGATCGGACAGTTCCAGGCCATCAAGCATCAGCTCGTCGACCTGCTGATGAAGCTCGAACTCGGCCGGTCGGCACTCGATGTCGCGGTCGCTGCGGCCGATGCCCATCTGGAGAGTCCGGACGAGGAGACCGCCCGCGCCCTGTCGGTCGCGGCGAGCACCGCCAAAGCCGCCTGCGGTGACGCCGCGGTCATCATCGCCGACCAGTCGTTGCACATCCTCGGCGGTATCGGGTTCACCTGGGAACATGACGCCCACCTGTATCTGCGGCGCGCCAAGGTACTCGAGGTCTATCTCGGGACCCCGGGCGCCCATCGCGCACGTTTCGCCACCCGACTGCTGGAGGATGCAAGCCGATGA
- a CDS encoding enoyl-CoA hydratase/isomerase family protein, translating to MTAAQTTSSTTSEPEVLLEVSDSGVATLTLNRPKRKNGLNKAMVDQAIAALETIWGDDRCRVVVLTGAGTSFCSGMDLSERILPDEMTFMRRVGHLCTVIHDLPLPVISKVRGGAVGYGANLALCADLVVASDTAVFGEIFAERGLSIDGGGSWLVPRLVGLGRAKEIMFLAARVSGPEAAEMCLVNRCVPDADLDGFVDDWSARLADGPRRALSVIKQQLNASFERSFADAIESEAVGQALSFRSKESREGAKAFFEKRVPDFRSC from the coding sequence ATGACCGCGGCACAGACAACTTCGTCGACCACCTCGGAGCCGGAAGTGCTTCTCGAGGTGAGTGATTCGGGCGTCGCCACCCTGACGCTGAACCGGCCGAAGCGTAAGAACGGCCTGAACAAGGCGATGGTCGATCAGGCCATCGCCGCACTGGAGACCATCTGGGGCGACGACCGGTGCCGGGTGGTGGTACTCACCGGAGCCGGAACGTCGTTCTGTTCGGGAATGGACTTGTCCGAGCGGATCCTGCCCGACGAGATGACGTTCATGCGACGGGTGGGGCATCTGTGCACGGTCATCCACGACCTCCCGTTGCCGGTGATCTCGAAGGTGCGTGGGGGTGCGGTCGGCTACGGCGCCAATCTCGCGCTGTGCGCGGACCTGGTGGTGGCGAGTGACACCGCGGTCTTCGGTGAGATCTTCGCCGAGCGCGGACTGTCCATCGACGGTGGCGGCTCCTGGCTCGTGCCGCGGCTGGTGGGCCTCGGGCGCGCCAAGGAGATCATGTTTCTCGCCGCCCGCGTGAGTGGTCCCGAGGCGGCGGAGATGTGCCTGGTCAACCGGTGCGTCCCCGATGCGGATCTCGACGGATTCGTCGACGACTGGTCCGCGCGGCTCGCCGACGGTCCGCGACGCGCGTTGTCGGTCATCAAACAGCAACTGAACGCGTCCTTCGAGCGTTCGTTCGCCGACGCCATCGAATCCGAGGCGGTGGGACAGGCGCTCTCGTTCCGGTCCAAGGAATCGCGCGAAGGGGCCAAGGCCTTCTTCGAGAAGCGCGTTCCCGACTTCCGGTCCTGCTGA
- a CDS encoding phosphotransferase family protein: protein MSISERAVDPDCTADELVTVRAVREAIHAEIAAGAGAAETILASAVPLFHRALEEDLRPERRVAHRTRVAEALSAFGFDPDAGADPYCGVVERVASIATDPASSAVRMLLESLVAADLPGAGRTIEADGPAAGESEGNSLGEELTSAIRPDAVRTYLAARLGRDVRVRSVKQLAGGLSKKTTLLTIDGDAAAPEEIVLRQVAPGRDAHTLIDEFAVVGHVFGHGVAVPEPLWLEPQDNALGGPFFATRRARGANVGDVFGPDPGTTPKAAEALARELGNLHALAIDGAVPTPVPPMATRGEILDAIDEQRRLVRGVERAIGIDAAPLGSLLFEWLAANAPTGVETPVLLHGDPGFHNILLDGEELTAMLDWERARIGDPAQDLAYVRPAVENIFEWEDFLRIYCEAGGRRPTDQQLAYYAVWHDAWRFVGSYRGLGRLVSEPRTLLDALLGLDYAPRYLRGGLEKAFEVAL from the coding sequence ATGTCCATCAGTGAGCGTGCCGTTGACCCCGACTGCACCGCAGACGAATTGGTCACCGTACGTGCTGTGCGCGAGGCCATCCACGCCGAGATCGCGGCCGGGGCCGGCGCCGCGGAGACGATTCTCGCCTCCGCCGTCCCGTTGTTCCATCGGGCGCTGGAAGAGGACCTTCGGCCCGAACGCCGGGTGGCCCATCGCACCCGTGTGGCGGAAGCGTTGTCGGCGTTCGGCTTCGACCCCGACGCCGGTGCCGATCCGTACTGCGGAGTCGTCGAGCGGGTCGCGTCGATCGCGACCGATCCCGCATCCTCCGCGGTGAGGATGCTGCTGGAATCGCTGGTCGCCGCCGATCTCCCCGGCGCCGGACGCACCATCGAAGCCGATGGGCCCGCCGCCGGTGAGTCCGAGGGCAATTCGCTCGGGGAGGAGCTGACCTCGGCGATCCGGCCCGACGCAGTGCGAACCTATCTCGCCGCACGTCTCGGACGAGACGTGCGTGTGCGGTCGGTGAAGCAGCTCGCCGGCGGCCTGTCCAAGAAGACCACCCTGCTCACGATCGACGGCGATGCCGCGGCGCCGGAAGAGATCGTGTTGCGGCAGGTCGCGCCGGGACGCGACGCCCACACACTCATCGACGAGTTCGCCGTCGTCGGCCACGTCTTCGGCCATGGCGTCGCGGTACCCGAGCCGCTGTGGCTGGAGCCCCAGGACAATGCCCTGGGCGGACCGTTCTTCGCGACCCGCCGAGCCCGCGGGGCCAATGTGGGCGACGTCTTCGGGCCGGACCCGGGCACCACGCCGAAGGCCGCGGAAGCCCTGGCGCGGGAGCTGGGCAACCTGCATGCGCTAGCGATCGACGGCGCGGTGCCGACACCGGTGCCCCCGATGGCCACTCGCGGCGAGATCCTGGACGCCATCGACGAGCAACGTCGACTGGTGCGCGGCGTGGAGCGCGCCATCGGTATCGATGCCGCGCCGCTTGGCTCGCTGTTGTTCGAATGGCTGGCGGCAAATGCGCCGACGGGGGTCGAGACACCGGTGCTCCTGCACGGGGACCCGGGATTCCACAACATCCTCCTCGACGGTGAGGAACTCACCGCGATGCTGGACTGGGAGCGCGCCCGAATCGGCGATCCGGCACAGGATCTCGCGTACGTCCGGCCCGCGGTCGAGAACATCTTCGAGTGGGAGGACTTCCTGCGAATCTACTGTGAGGCCGGTGGCCGACGCCCGACCGACCAGCAGCTGGCCTACTACGCCGTCTGGCACGATGCCTGGCGATTCGTCGGCTCCTACCGTGGTCTCGGGCGCCTGGTGAGCGAACCACGAACGCTCCTCGACGCGCTCCTGGGGTTGGACTATGCGCCCCGCTACCTGCGGGGCGGACTGGAGAAGGCATTCGAGGTGGCCCTGTGA
- a CDS encoding LLM class F420-dependent oxidoreductase codes for MRFGLFIPQGWRLDLVGIEPAAQWEVMSSVANRAESAGWDSVWVYDHFHTVPLPTDEATHEAWTLVSAIAATTRRVDIGQMCTAMSYRNPMYLAKVAATADLISGGRVQMGIGGGWYEHEWRAYGYGFPSAGERLARLDEGVQIMKQAWEKGRASFDGKHYTVDDAICAPRPTAGKLPLWIAGGGEKKTLRIAAKYADYTNFDGTPDGFAHKSSVLQQHCADLGRDYDSIVRSSNYNVILGETDAEVERKLADLQARLAKTVGPDAASNSMGAFRGMPAVGTPEKVAANLRGLADAGMSYGIFYFPNIAHDLADLELFEQHVKPALR; via the coding sequence ATGCGATTCGGACTCTTCATTCCCCAGGGCTGGCGTCTCGACCTCGTGGGCATCGAACCCGCGGCGCAGTGGGAGGTGATGTCGTCGGTCGCGAACCGCGCCGAGTCGGCCGGCTGGGACTCGGTCTGGGTCTACGACCACTTCCACACCGTGCCGCTGCCCACCGACGAGGCGACCCATGAGGCGTGGACTCTGGTGTCGGCGATCGCGGCGACCACGCGCCGCGTCGACATCGGCCAGATGTGTACCGCCATGAGTTACCGAAATCCGATGTACCTGGCCAAGGTCGCCGCCACCGCGGACCTCATCTCCGGTGGCCGAGTGCAGATGGGCATCGGCGGCGGTTGGTACGAACACGAATGGCGTGCATACGGTTACGGTTTCCCCTCCGCCGGCGAACGTCTCGCGCGTCTCGACGAGGGCGTGCAGATCATGAAGCAGGCCTGGGAGAAGGGGCGGGCGAGCTTCGACGGCAAGCACTACACCGTCGACGATGCGATCTGCGCACCCCGGCCGACCGCGGGAAAGCTACCGCTCTGGATCGCCGGCGGCGGCGAGAAGAAGACGCTGCGGATCGCGGCGAAGTACGCAGATTACACCAACTTCGACGGCACGCCCGACGGATTCGCGCACAAATCGTCGGTGCTGCAACAGCATTGCGCCGACCTCGGACGCGACTACGACTCGATCGTCAGGTCGTCGAACTACAACGTCATCCTCGGCGAGACCGACGCCGAGGTGGAACGCAAACTCGCCGATCTGCAGGCGCGGCTGGCCAAGACCGTCGGACCCGACGCGGCGTCGAACAGCATGGGTGCGTTCCGCGGGATGCCCGCCGTCGGTACGCCGGAGAAGGTCGCGGCAAATCTCCGCGGCCTCGCCGATGCCGGGATGTCCTACGGCATCTTCTACTTCCCGAACATCGCCCACGACCTCGCCGACCTCGAGCTGTTCGAGCAGCATGTGAAGCCCGCCTTGCGCTGA
- a CDS encoding pyridoxal phosphate-dependent aminotransferase, with protein sequence MSSEDRTATRLRPFATTIFAEMSALAVEHDAINLGQGFPDTDGPESMLDAARQAITDGRNQYPPGIGVPELRHAVARHQREHYGLDYDADHEVLVTVGATEAIAGAIVGLVEPGDEVIMLEPYYDSYAATVAMAGGVRRVVPLVPDADGFRLDRDRLAQAFGPKTSVVLINTPHNPLGTVLPPDDLAEIARLCIDYDAVAVTDEVYEHLVFDGRTHTPPATLPGMRERTLRISSAAKTFNCTGWKVGWISGPAELVAAVRTAKQYMSYVGSGPFQPAVAHALDTEMAWVRESATALQNKRDLISAALTDSGFAVHRSEASYFICADPRPLGVDDGVEFCRALPERIGIAAVPVSVFADDREPWRHLVRFAFAKRDEVIAEAAERLRKL encoded by the coding sequence ATGTCATCCGAGGACAGGACCGCGACCCGCCTGCGTCCGTTCGCGACGACGATCTTCGCCGAGATGTCGGCACTGGCCGTCGAGCACGATGCCATCAATCTCGGCCAGGGTTTCCCCGACACCGACGGTCCCGAGTCGATGCTCGACGCCGCGCGACAGGCCATCACCGACGGCCGCAACCAGTACCCGCCCGGCATCGGGGTCCCCGAGCTGCGGCACGCGGTCGCACGTCACCAGCGAGAGCATTACGGACTCGACTACGACGCCGACCACGAGGTCCTCGTCACCGTCGGGGCCACCGAAGCGATCGCGGGTGCGATCGTCGGGCTGGTCGAGCCCGGCGACGAGGTCATCATGCTGGAGCCCTACTACGACTCCTACGCCGCCACCGTAGCCATGGCCGGCGGTGTCCGACGCGTCGTCCCGTTGGTCCCCGACGCCGACGGCTTCCGCCTCGACCGCGATCGTCTCGCGCAGGCGTTCGGGCCGAAAACCTCTGTCGTGCTGATCAATACGCCACACAATCCACTCGGTACGGTGTTGCCGCCGGACGATCTCGCCGAGATCGCACGGCTGTGCATCGACTACGACGCCGTCGCGGTGACCGACGAGGTCTACGAACATCTCGTCTTCGACGGGCGCACCCACACACCGCCGGCAACACTGCCCGGAATGCGCGAGCGGACACTACGGATCTCCAGCGCCGCAAAGACATTCAACTGCACCGGCTGGAAGGTCGGCTGGATCAGCGGCCCAGCGGAGCTGGTGGCCGCGGTACGCACCGCCAAACAGTACATGTCCTACGTCGGGTCCGGCCCGTTCCAGCCCGCCGTCGCGCACGCCCTCGACACCGAGATGGCCTGGGTGCGGGAGTCGGCCACCGCGTTGCAGAACAAGCGCGACCTGATCTCCGCAGCGCTGACCGACTCGGGATTCGCCGTACACCGCAGCGAGGCCTCGTATTTCATCTGCGCCGACCCCCGACCGCTCGGCGTCGACGACGGTGTCGAGTTCTGCCGCGCGCTACCCGAGCGGATCGGCATCGCCGCCGTACCGGTGAGCGTCTTCGCCGACGACCGCGAACCCTGGCGTCACCTGGTGCGTTTCGCGTTCGCCAAACGCGACGAGGTGATCGCCGAGGCCGCGGAGCGTCTGCGAAAGCTCTGA
- a CDS encoding pyridine nucleotide-disulfide oxidoreductase codes for MADPGTVKCARGVRVSAAVVGCAVLFVLAACSSGRGANNVSEPSDVAVGECVEVREADGSSTVEATRTDCDTDEMTFVATQIAMGECGDYENYLTFPDTKDRLCLMPNYADGQCYQIPQSSGGSLVDFTNIECEGTPVTGAGIYRVESSGDGSIECAADQVKATYDKPEARAFCLTSLSDA; via the coding sequence ATGGCTGACCCAGGAACGGTGAAATGCGCCCGAGGGGTACGAGTGTCCGCGGCCGTCGTGGGGTGTGCGGTGCTGTTCGTCCTTGCTGCGTGTTCGTCGGGACGCGGGGCGAACAACGTGTCCGAGCCATCCGACGTGGCGGTCGGGGAGTGCGTCGAGGTGCGGGAGGCCGACGGCAGCTCGACGGTCGAGGCGACCAGGACCGACTGCGACACCGACGAGATGACGTTCGTCGCCACGCAGATTGCCATGGGGGAGTGCGGTGACTACGAGAACTACCTGACGTTCCCCGACACCAAGGACCGGTTGTGCCTGATGCCGAACTACGCCGACGGCCAGTGCTATCAGATACCGCAGTCCTCCGGCGGCTCGCTCGTGGATTTCACGAACATCGAATGCGAGGGCACCCCGGTCACCGGAGCCGGGATCTATCGCGTCGAATCCAGCGGTGACGGATCGATCGAATGTGCAGCCGATCAGGTCAAGGCCACCTACGACAAACCCGAAGCGCGCGCCTTCTGTCTCACCTCGCTCAGCGACGCCTGA
- a CDS encoding serine/threonine-protein kinase, whose amino-acid sequence MPRNPGEHFAGYTIIRLIGRGGMGEIYLARHPHLPRNEALKVLPGDLSRDPMYRQRFVKEAEHASSVVHPSIVTIFNSGEYDGHLWIAMEFIDGIDALKLLRQNPQGLDTPTVIAIVRSVGAALDRAHGTGLLHRDVKPANILLQGVGGPEARVLLADFGIAKSEQDASHLTSTNVFLGTVAYAAPEQLLGDPVDARADQYALAATVFELLTGRPPFQGASSASIIAHHLQSIPPRPSSLRPGVSGAVDAVFSRALAKEPDRRYSSCREFATELERALTLRAPSTTPQPPPAAPPPVQPFRQYRPAPQHPGYQQGAQQYSSYQPQSVAPAGGYPSQSGYPAQGGPPPPKKKSGLLITLGALAVLLVLAIVAGVVYVTTQVSSAPTAGSSTSRSAGPTEQPAGTTADSPATRTPDTTPAAINGADDVELGQCVSIASQPGSSSSVLASEIDCDSTGFNFYAAAAIPTSTPCASEQNSTLTFPSSTQKLCLTPNFYEDLCYLVPLPGGSLADYREVPCTSDAAAQTVLARVATRSDATVSCPAGETRWYFNQPESIGYCLVEI is encoded by the coding sequence ATGCCGCGCAATCCCGGCGAACACTTCGCCGGCTACACGATCATCCGGCTCATCGGTCGGGGCGGAATGGGCGAGATCTACCTCGCCCGGCACCCGCATCTGCCACGCAACGAGGCGCTCAAGGTCCTGCCCGGCGACCTCAGCCGCGACCCGATGTACCGGCAGCGCTTCGTCAAAGAAGCCGAACACGCCTCGAGCGTCGTGCACCCCTCGATCGTCACGATCTTCAACTCCGGCGAATACGACGGCCACCTGTGGATCGCCATGGAGTTCATCGACGGCATCGATGCGCTCAAGCTGCTGCGCCAGAACCCGCAGGGACTCGACACCCCGACCGTCATCGCCATCGTGCGATCGGTCGGGGCGGCGCTCGACCGCGCCCACGGCACCGGCCTGCTGCACCGCGACGTCAAACCGGCCAACATCCTGCTGCAGGGCGTCGGCGGGCCGGAGGCGCGGGTGTTGCTCGCGGACTTCGGCATTGCCAAGTCCGAGCAGGACGCCAGCCACCTGACCTCGACGAATGTCTTCCTCGGCACCGTGGCGTATGCGGCTCCCGAACAGCTGCTCGGTGATCCCGTCGATGCCAGGGCCGACCAGTACGCTCTGGCCGCGACCGTCTTCGAACTCCTCACCGGCCGACCGCCGTTCCAGGGGGCCAGCTCGGCGTCGATCATCGCCCACCATCTGCAGTCGATTCCGCCGCGGCCGTCGAGCCTGCGTCCCGGCGTGTCCGGTGCCGTCGACGCGGTGTTCAGCCGCGCACTCGCGAAAGAGCCCGACCGCCGTTACAGCTCGTGCCGGGAGTTCGCCACCGAACTCGAACGCGCCCTGACGCTGCGTGCACCCTCGACGACGCCACAGCCGCCTCCGGCCGCGCCGCCGCCGGTTCAACCATTTCGGCAGTACCGGCCGGCGCCGCAGCATCCGGGCTATCAGCAAGGGGCGCAACAGTATTCGTCTTATCAGCCGCAGTCGGTTGCGCCGGCCGGCGGCTATCCGTCGCAGAGTGGATACCCCGCGCAAGGGGGTCCACCGCCGCCGAAGAAGAAGTCGGGTCTGCTGATCACACTCGGCGCCCTCGCCGTGCTCCTGGTGCTCGCCATCGTCGCGGGCGTCGTCTACGTGACGACCCAGGTGTCGAGCGCGCCCACCGCCGGATCATCGACGTCGCGGTCGGCGGGTCCGACCGAACAGCCGGCCGGCACCACCGCCGACAGCCCAGCCACCCGCACCCCCGACACCACGCCCGCCGCGATCAACGGCGCCGACGACGTCGAGCTCGGACAATGTGTCAGCATCGCCTCGCAGCCCGGATCGTCGTCGAGCGTGCTGGCCTCGGAGATCGACTGCGACTCCACCGGCTTCAACTTCTATGCGGCCGCGGCCATCCCCACCTCGACACCGTGCGCCAGCGAACAGAATTCGACGCTGACCTTCCCGTCGAGCACGCAGAAGCTGTGCCTCACCCCGAATTTCTACGAAGACCTGTGCTATCTGGTGCCGCTGCCGGGTGGATCGCTGGCCGACTACCGCGAGGTCCCGTGCACCAGCGACGCCGCGGCACAGACAGTGCTCGCGCGCGTCGCCACCCGATCGGACGCGACCGTGTCGTGTCCGGCGGGTGAGACCCGCTGGTACTTCAACCAACCGGAATCGATCGGGTACTGCCTGGTCGAGATCTGA
- a CDS encoding DNA repair helicase XPB has product MTDGPLIVQSDKTLLLEVDHPDAPAARAAIAPFAELERAPEHVHTYRVTPLALWNARAAGHDAEQVVDALVTYSRYAVPQPLLMDVVDTMGRFGRLQLVKHPAHGLTLVSNDQAVLVEVMRNKKVAPMLGARIDDDTVIVHPSERGRLKQVLLKVGWPAEDLAGYVDGEAHHIELAQDDWQLRDYQEMAADSFWAGGSGVVVLPCGAGKTMVGAAAMAKAGATTLILVTNTVAGRQWKRELIARTSLTEEEIGEYSGERKEIRPVTIATYQVMTRKSKGEYRNLDLFDSRDWGLIIYDEVHLLPAPVFRMTADLQSRRRLGLTATLVREDGREGDVFSLIGPKRYDAPWKDIEAQGWIAPAECIEVRVTLTDEERLQYAVAEPEEKYKLCSTAHTKVNVVKAILNKHRDSPTLVIGAYIDQLEELGRELDCPVIQGSTKNKEREILFDRFRTGELQTLVVSKVANFSIDLPEASVAVQVSGTFGSRQEEAQRLGRLLRPKRDGGQAHFYSVVSRDTLDADYAAHRQRFLAEQGYAYRITDADDLLGPTIGEGSQG; this is encoded by the coding sequence GTGACCGATGGACCCCTGATCGTGCAATCCGACAAGACGCTGCTGCTCGAGGTCGACCACCCCGACGCACCGGCGGCCCGCGCAGCAATCGCCCCCTTCGCCGAACTCGAACGCGCACCCGAGCACGTCCACACCTACCGAGTCACCCCGCTCGCGCTGTGGAATGCCCGCGCCGCAGGTCACGACGCCGAACAGGTCGTCGACGCGCTGGTCACGTACTCCCGCTACGCGGTCCCGCAGCCGCTGCTCATGGATGTCGTCGACACCATGGGCCGCTTCGGCCGACTGCAGCTGGTCAAACATCCCGCGCATGGACTCACCCTCGTCAGCAACGACCAGGCCGTCCTCGTCGAGGTGATGCGCAACAAGAAGGTCGCCCCGATGCTGGGTGCCCGCATCGACGACGACACCGTCATCGTCCATCCCTCCGAGCGTGGCCGGCTCAAGCAGGTGCTGCTCAAGGTGGGCTGGCCCGCCGAGGACCTCGCCGGTTACGTCGACGGCGAAGCGCACCACATCGAGCTCGCCCAGGACGACTGGCAACTGCGTGACTACCAGGAGATGGCCGCCGACTCGTTCTGGGCCGGCGGCTCCGGTGTGGTGGTGTTGCCGTGTGGTGCGGGCAAGACGATGGTCGGTGCGGCCGCGATGGCCAAGGCAGGCGCCACGACGCTCATCCTGGTGACCAACACCGTCGCGGGCCGGCAGTGGAAGCGCGAGCTGATCGCGCGCACCTCGCTGACCGAGGAGGAGATCGGCGAGTACTCCGGCGAGCGTAAGGAGATCCGCCCGGTCACCATCGCGACCTATCAGGTGATGACTCGAAAGTCGAAGGGCGAGTACAGGAATCTCGACCTGTTCGATTCGCGCGACTGGGGTCTGATCATCTACGACGAGGTCCATCTGCTGCCCGCGCCGGTCTTCCGCATGACCGCCGACCTGCAGTCCCGCCGCCGCCTCGGCCTCACCGCGACCCTCGTACGCGAGGACGGCCGCGAGGGCGACGTCTTCAGCCTCATCGGCCCCAAGCGCTACGACGCCCCGTGGAAGGACATCGAAGCGCAGGGCTGGATCGCGCCGGCCGAGTGCATCGAGGTCCGGGTGACCCTGACCGATGAGGAGCGCCTGCAGTACGCGGTGGCCGAGCCGGAGGAGAAGTACAAGCTCTGCTCGACGGCCCACACCAAGGTCAACGTGGTGAAGGCCATCCTGAACAAGCACCGCGACTCCCCCACTCTGGTCATCGGCGCCTACATCGACCAGCTCGAGGAACTCGGGCGCGAGCTCGACTGTCCGGTGATCCAGGGCTCCACCAAGAACAAGGAACGTGAGATCCTCTTCGACCGCTTCCGTACCGGCGAATTGCAGACCCTCGTGGTGTCGAAGGTGGCCAACTTCTCCATCGACCTGCCGGAGGCTTCGGTGGCGGTGCAGGTGTCGGGGACCTTCGGGTCGCGTCAGGAGGAGGCCCAGCGCCTCGGCCGGTTGCTGCGCCCCAAGCGAGACGGCGGACAGGCCCACTTCTACTCGGTCGTCTCCCGTGACACCCTCGACGCCGACTACGCCGCGCATCGGCAGCGATTCCTCGCCGAGCAGGGGTACGCCTACCGGATCACCGATGCCGACGATCTTCTCGGTCCGACGATCGGTGAGGGCTCGCAGGGCTGA